TCGGGAAACCCTAAAGAGCGCCCGCCGGGAGCGACCGGACGACGCCGATGGCCGAGCGCTCGACGGACGCCGTCTGGGTGGAGAAGTACCGCCCGGCCCGCCTCGGCGAGATGGTCGGCCACGAGGCGATCGTGCCGCTCCTGAGCGCGTATGCCCGGAAGCGCTCGATGCCCCATCTCCTGTTCGCCGGGCCCCCGGGCACCGGGAAGACGACCGCCGCGCTCGCGCTGGCCCACGACATGTACGGCGCCGAGTGGCGGCAGAACTTCCTCGAGCTCAACAGCAGCGACGAGCGTGGCATCGAGACGGTGCGCACGACGATCAAGCAGTACGCGCGCACGGCGCCGCTGGGCGACGTGCCCTTCAAGCTCCTCTTCCTCGACGAGTCCGACAACCTCACCAGCGAGGCCCAGGCATCGCTGCGCCGGCTGATGGAGCGCTACTCGGCGTCCTGCCGGTTCATCCTCTCCTGCAACTACTCCTCCCGCATCATCGATCCGATCCAGTCGCGGTGCGCGGTCTTCCGCTTCCGCGCCTACAGCCCGGCGGCCGTGCGCACCGAGCTCGAGCGGATCGCGTCGGCCGAGCATAAGCGCGTGCACCCCGAGGCCTACGAGGCGATCGTCGCCGCGAGCGGCGGGGACATGCGTCGGGCGATCAACCTGCTGCAGCTGACGGCGACCTACGCCGACGAGATCACGGCGGAGACCGTGCGCGAGCACGCCACGGTGCCGCTGCGGCGGGAAGTCGAGGGGATGCTCGGCGCCGCGCTCTCCGGCGACTTTCTCGGGGCGCGGGACCGCCTCTACGCGCTGTTCACCGACCGGGGCGCCTCGGGCGAGGAGATCGTCCGAGCGATGCACGCCTACCTGCCCGAGATCGGCGAGACGGTGCTGCCCGCCCGCGAGAAGGTGCGGGTCGTCGAGCTCCTCGCGGAGGCCGATTTTCGCCTCGCCCAGGGCGCCGGCGAGCGCGTCCAGCTCGAGGCCGTGCTGGCCCACCTCGCGACGCGCTCGCCCCTGCCCCGGTAGCCCTCATGGCGCGTCAGCGGGACGTGGGCGCCAAGCCGCGCGTGGCCCGGCAGGCGGTCGCGGTGGGCGAGCTCGCCATCGCCCGGTCGACGCGCGAGGCGATCCGGCGCGGCCGGGTGGACAAGGGCGATCCGGTCGCGGCCGGGGAGCTCGCGGGTCTGCTCGCCATGAAGCGGACGCCCGAGCTGATCCCGCACTGCCACGCCGTCGGGCTCACGGCGAGCCGTGTCGAGATCCGTCCCAGCCGGCGCGGCGTCCGGGTGCGGGCGGTCGCCGCGGCCGTCGACCGCACCGGCGTGGAGATGGAGGCCCTCGTGGGAGCGACGGTCGCCCTGCTCACCGTCTGGGACATGGTGAAGTACCTCGAGAAGGACGACCGCGGTCTTTATCCTCGGACATCTCTCGGCCCCGTGCGCGTCCTGCGTAAACGCAAGGGCGCGGGCGCGCGGGGATGAGCGAGGCGAGGGAGCCGGTCAGCGGGGCGGGCCGGCATCACCTCGGGGGCTCGCGATCGCTCGGCGTTGCGGTGCTGTCGGTCTCCGACACCCACACCGAGGACGACGACCCGTCCGGAACGCTCGCGCGGGAGCTTGTGACCCAGGGCGGTCACAAGGTCGTCCACTACGCCCTGGTCGCGAACTCCGTCGCGGACGTGCGCGAGAAGCTCGAGCCCTGGCTTGCCGCGCGCGCCGTCGAGTGCGTGATCACGGTCGGAGGGACGGGCGCGAGCTCTCGCGATCTGACCGTCGCCGCGCTCGAGGGGATGGGGGGCAAGAAGCTCGAGGGCTTCGGGGAGATCTATCGGTCGCTCAGCTTCGCGGAGGTCGGACCGCTCGCCATCATCAGCCGGGCGGGGCTGTACCTGATCCAGGGCAAGCCGGTCTTCGCGCTGCCCGGCAGCGAGCGCGCGGTGCGCACCGCGATCGAGGCGCTCATCCTGCCCGCGGTGATCCACCTGGTCGAGGAGCTCGAGCGCTAGCGGCCCGCGTTCGAGGCGCGGACGGCGAGCGCCCCCATCGGCGGGGGACCCGGATCGAGCAGCTGGAGCGGGAGGCCCTGGAGGCGGCAGAAGTCGTCCCACGCCGGATTCGCGTCGACGTGGTGCGCGAGCAGGAGCCCCCGCGGGCCCAGCGCCTCCCAGGCGGTCCGCAGCTCCGCGCGCGTCATCGCGACCTCCGGGCCGTTGTCCGAGAAGAAGACGTCCACGGGCCGCACGGTCGCGAGGAGCTCGCGCAGTCGGTCCGGCGTGTTGCCGAGGGCGAGGGTCCACCGCGCGCGCAACGCCGGCGGCACCAGCTGGCCCACGCCGACGTCGTGGACGCCGCGCATGCGCCCGGCCGTCGTTCCCGGTCCGAGCGACGTGAGCGCCCCGCTACCGTTGCGCTTGAGCGCCGCCAGGACCCAGGCGGTGGAGTATCCCGGACGGACCCCGGTCTCGACGACGATCCTCGGACGCACGAGCCGGACGATCAGGTACAGGAGCGCGCCCTGAGGGAGCTCCCGAGTGAACGCGAGCCCGGCCCCCCGCTGCATCAGCACGTCCGGCAGGTCGCTCTCCCGGAGCTCCCGCCGCAGCGGCGCGAGATCCGCGGGCGAGCGCTCGGTCACCTCTAGGATCTTGTCGAGGGCCGCCTGGCGCAACAGGAGCATGCGCTGGCGGATCGCCTTGCGGGCCGCCGGGGAGAGCAGCGAGTGGGGGCGCTCGGAGCCCTCGGCGAGGGCCGGCACCGACTCCCCCGGGGGCGTCGTGAGCCCCGGCCGAGGTGCGGACGTCCCCGGCCGGGAAGGCACGAGCGACACAGAACGGTCTCCCCAGACCGCCGGACCGTAAGAACGTTCGGAAGCCCCCGGATCGCACGTGGACGCGCCCCGCGCCGCCGTCCCGCCCCGACGACCGACGCCCGGAGGTCGTCCTGACGCCGGAGTAACTGCGTTCGACCGCGAGCGATTAATAGGCGCCCGGCCTAAAACCGGCCGGTACGGTCTATGTCGGTCCAGGAAGTGGGCGGAGCGACGTTCGACAAGTTCGCCCAGGAGAACGGCGCCGTGGTCGTGGACGTCTGGGCGCCGTGGTGCGGACCGTGCCGCCAGGTCTCGCCCATCGTCGACCGGCTCAGTGAGAAGTACAAGGGCAAGGTCGCCTTCGGGAAGATGAACTCGGACGACAACGGCGAGAAGGCCGGGGCGCTCGGGATCATGAGCATCCCGACGCTGCTGTTCTACAAGCAGGGCAAGCTCGTCGACCGGATCGTCGGTGCCTACCCCGAAGAGGTCATCGACGAGCACGTTCGCCGACTGCTCTGACTGTTCCGCCCGGGGCACGGGCGTCCCGGCCGGGGGCGCGCGGGCGCGGCTAGGGCCGGCGCATCGGAGGGCGACGCGGTCGCCGACGCGGAGCGACCATGAGCGCCGCGGCCGGTGACCCGCAGCTCGCCCGCTACTCGTTCCAGCGCAAGCTCGACGAGATCGCGGCGGTGCGCGGCCGGGCGACGGAGCTCGTCAGTCTGTACATCTCCCCGGGCAAGCAGATCTCGGACGTGATGTCGTACCTGCGCAACGAGTACGCCCAGAGCTCGAACATCAAGAGCCGGACGACGCGCAAGAACGTGATGTGGGCGATCGAATCGCTCATGGGCCGGGTCCGCCAGTACCGCGAACCCCCGGCGAACGGGGTCGCGTTCTTCGTCGGGTCGAAGGCGGTGGGCGCGGACAAGTCGGAGCCGGTCACATTCATCGTCGAACCGCCCGAGCCGCTCAACACCTACCTGTACCGGTGCGACTCGACGTTCTTCCTCGACCCGCTGCTCGAGATGGTGCACGAGCCGGACGTCTGGGGCCTGATCGTGATGGATCGCGCTGAGGCGACGCTCGGCCTCCTGCGGGGTAAGCGCGTCGAGACCCTGCGCAACCGCCAGTCGCTCGTGCCGAGCAAGCACGGCCGCGGTGGCCAGTCCGCGCACCGCTTCGAGCGCATGATCGAGCACGCGGCGCACGAGTTCTTCGTGAAGGTGGCCGAGATGGCCGGGGAACTGTTCCTGCCGCGCCAGGAGACGCTGAAGGGGATCCTCCTCGGCGGGCCGGGCGCCACGAAGGAGTACTTCTACAAGGAGGGCTACCTGCACCACGAACTGCAGCAGAAGGTCGTCCTGCCGCTGTTCGACACCGGCTACACCGACGACTTCGGACTGCGCGAGCTGGTCGAAAAGGCGACCCAGACCCTCCACGGCCTCGAGATCACGGAAGAAAAGCGGATCGTCCAGCGCCTCTTGGGCGAGATCCGCAAGGCCGAGAGCGGTCTCGCGGCCTACGGCGAGGCGGACGTCCGCCGGGCCCTCGACCTCGGCTCCGTCGACACGCTCCTCGTGAGCGAAGGGATCCGACGGCGGCGCGTTGGCTTCCGTTGCTCCGCCTGCCAGACGACCTTCGAGCGGACGCTGCCCGACGACGAGATCGAGGCGGCGCGGGAGGGCCCGTGCCC
The genomic region above belongs to Thermoplasmata archaeon and contains:
- a CDS encoding class I SAM-dependent methyltransferase, whose amino-acid sequence is MPALAEGSERPHSLLSPAARKAIRQRMLLLRQAALDKILEVTERSPADLAPLRRELRESDLPDVLMQRGAGLAFTRELPQGALLYLIVRLVRPRIVVETGVRPGYSTAWVLAALKRNGSGALTSLGPGTTAGRMRGVHDVGVGQLVPPALRARWTLALGNTPDRLRELLATVRPVDVFFSDNGPEVAMTRAELRTAWEALGPRGLLLAHHVDANPAWDDFCRLQGLPLQLLDPGPPPMGALAVRASNAGR
- a CDS encoding MogA/MoaB family molybdenum cofactor biosynthesis protein, yielding MSEAREPVSGAGRHHLGGSRSLGVAVLSVSDTHTEDDDPSGTLARELVTQGGHKVVHYALVANSVADVREKLEPWLAARAVECVITVGGTGASSRDLTVAALEGMGGKKLEGFGEIYRSLSFAEVGPLAIISRAGLYLIQGKPVFALPGSERAVRTAIEALILPAVIHLVEELER
- a CDS encoding replication factor C small subunit, which codes for MAERSTDAVWVEKYRPARLGEMVGHEAIVPLLSAYARKRSMPHLLFAGPPGTGKTTAALALAHDMYGAEWRQNFLELNSSDERGIETVRTTIKQYARTAPLGDVPFKLLFLDESDNLTSEAQASLRRLMERYSASCRFILSCNYSSRIIDPIQSRCAVFRFRAYSPAAVRTELERIASAEHKRVHPEAYEAIVAASGGDMRRAINLLQLTATYADEITAETVREHATVPLRREVEGMLGAALSGDFLGARDRLYALFTDRGASGEEIVRAMHAYLPEIGETVLPAREKVRVVELLAEADFRLAQGAGERVQLEAVLAHLATRSPLPR
- the prf1 gene encoding peptide chain release factor aRF-1, which gives rise to MSAAAGDPQLARYSFQRKLDEIAAVRGRATELVSLYISPGKQISDVMSYLRNEYAQSSNIKSRTTRKNVMWAIESLMGRVRQYREPPANGVAFFVGSKAVGADKSEPVTFIVEPPEPLNTYLYRCDSTFFLDPLLEMVHEPDVWGLIVMDRAEATLGLLRGKRVETLRNRQSLVPSKHGRGGQSAHRFERMIEHAAHEFFVKVAEMAGELFLPRQETLKGILLGGPGATKEYFYKEGYLHHELQQKVVLPLFDTGYTDDFGLRELVEKATQTLHGLEITEEKRIVQRLLGEIRKAESGLAAYGEADVRRALDLGSVDTLLVSEGIRRRRVGFRCSACQTTFERTLPDDEIEAAREGPCPNCGQRALTEVSSEDFVESLFRRASDSGAKVRLISSESEEGEMLAKAFQGIAALLRYPLPAATPARRA
- the trxA gene encoding thioredoxin, with the protein product MSVQEVGGATFDKFAQENGAVVVDVWAPWCGPCRQVSPIVDRLSEKYKGKVAFGKMNSDDNGEKAGALGIMSIPTLLFYKQGKLVDRIVGAYPEEVIDEHVRRLL
- a CDS encoding cyclic pyranopterin monophosphate synthase MoaC, with product MARQRDVGAKPRVARQAVAVGELAIARSTREAIRRGRVDKGDPVAAGELAGLLAMKRTPELIPHCHAVGLTASRVEIRPSRRGVRVRAVAAAVDRTGVEMEALVGATVALLTVWDMVKYLEKDDRGLYPRTSLGPVRVLRKRKGAGARG